TGGCACACCCTTCCTGCAGAAAGTTGCTGCCGACAATGCGGCCGCCGACCTCTGCTACCACCGAGTAGTAGAGGTCAGGCTGAGAGAACAGCATCGAGATCAGGCCGTGGGCGACTGCCGGAGTTGGGAAATCGGGGGGAAAGTTGTGCTGAGTGCTGATGGCCTTGAACGCTTCGTAGCAGATCTCGCCGCAGGCATCGGCATCCGCGGCCGTGCCGGGGCGAATGGTAAGGGTGAGATCGGGGGATGGGATTAACGTTTGCATAGGAATTACCTCCGGGCATCGACCAGGGAGAGCTGATTGACCAGTTCGGCAATGTTGGCAGGGCTGAAGGCCGCCAGGTACTTGGGGGCAATGGCGGGCGTCAGCAACTCGATCATCAGCCAGTTCTCGACCCACAGCTCGATCACGTCGAACAGCCCATCACGGCTACAGGGGAACACGCGCCAACCTGCGCGATCGGCGATCCGCTCAATTTCTTCCAGGCTGATCGGTACCGAAATCGCTGCGTGAAAGGACACATAGCGAGTGGGCTGCGGCACCAGTCGAAACCCTGCCTGCCCCTCATGGGCATCCGGAATCAGTTCTGAACCCAGCGGGTAGAACTCGATCATCGTGCCTAGCTCATCGCCAGCCATCGCGACAAAGCTGCCGGGGTTGAACGGAAACGGCGCCACCTGTCCCTGCATGATTTCAGCCATGACGGTGGCGACGTGGCGAGGGTTATTCACGGCAACGGAAATGTGGTGAAGCATAGAAACCTCTGTGGCAAAAAAAGCGGAGGAAGAATGAACAGCGTTGGAACTCATTGACTGGAAGCGAGGAGTGATTGCGTCGAGTTCTGAGTTCCGAGGCATCAGTACCTCATAACATTGACTATGCTTCAAGTTTGGAGTCAGTCTATTGGAAAAACAAGACGAGATAGCTGCAGTTAACTGCCAACTTAATGGCGACTTTTATCGCTTCAAGGCGGCAATTTAAGCCGCTGCGCCGTTGCATTAGTTAGCGACTGTATCGGTTTGCGCTTAACTCGTACTTAAGTGAAATAACTGAATTAAAATTGGATAAACCCTTGCAAGCGGTATGGCTCTCCCTGGCCTGCAACGTCGCCGTTTGTAAGGTCGAATTTCCATGACTATGACCGCTAAGAAGAGCCGGCGGCGGGGTGTTGTTCTATCGTTACAAGGTCAGCACAAACTCGAGGCTGCCCGGCGACAACTTGAGCAGACGGTGAACGGAGGCGATCGCTTCACCCTGGAAGAGCTGTGCGATCGCACCCGGCTGGCCCTCAGCACTATCGCCCGCGTTCTCGATGCTCAGGTCGGCGTCGATAAACAAACCCTGTCCCAGGTCTTTGCGGCCTTCGACCTGCTCCTGGAACGCACCGACTATCAGCATCCCGGCCTATCTCAGGCACCCGACGCCTTCCCGCCATCAGGCTCCACCGCGATTGCCCCGTCCCCGGAGCCATCCCCCCAAACCATCGACTGGGGCGAGGCCATCGACGTTTCCCTGTTCTACGGACGCACCGCCGAACTCGCCACCTTGGAGCGCTGGATTCAGCAGGATCGCTGCCGTCTGATCGCCATCCTGGGCATGGGCGGCATCGGCAAGACGGCCTTATCGGTGAAGCTGGCGCAGCAGTCGGTGGTGAGTAGAGAAGGTCAGGAAGGTGGGGAAGATCAGCTGACAACCTCCCCCCTATCCCCCAATCCCTCCGGACAGGCTACGCCAACACCCCTTCACCCACCCACTCCTTCACCCACCCACTCCTTCACCCACATCATCTGGCGTACCCTCCGCAACGCCCCGCCCCTAGAACTGCTGCTGACGGATCTGATTCAGGTGCTCTCCGGTCAGCAGGAAACGGCGGCATCCCTGACCGTCGGACCGCTGCTGTCGCGCTTCATGCACTACCTACGGCAGCACCGTTGCCTGTTGATTTTGGATAACTACGAAACGGTTTTGCAGGGGGGACAATTTGCCGGCGCCTATCGGCAAGGGTATGAGGGTTACGGTGAGCTGCTGCGTCAGGTGGGTGAGCTTCCCCACCCAAGCTGTCTGGTACTCACCAGTCGTGAGAAACCGGAAACCATCGCCGACTTAGAGGGAGAAACGCTGCCGGTAAGATCCCTGGGACTGCCGGGTCTCCTGCCGGCCGATACCGATCACCTGTTCGACGCCATTGGCTTGTCCCAATCCCCCGCGGGGCGCCGTCGCCTGATGGAGATCTATAGCGGTAATCCCCTGGCGCTGAAGATTGTCGCCACCTCTATTCGGGAGTTATTTGACAGTGATGTGGACGCTTTTTTAGGGGAAGAAACCCTGGTCTTTAACGGCATTCGTCGTCTGCTCAATCAGCAGATGCAGCGGCTTACCCGGCTGGAAAAGCAGGTGATGTTTTGGCTGGCGATAAATCGCGAATGGGTGACCATCGCCGAATTGCAGGCCGATATCGTGCCCCCGGTGCCCAAGCAGCGGTTGCTGGAAACTCTGGAATCTCTGGCTCGGCGCAGTCTGATTGAGCAAAAAAATGCCCGTTTTACCCAGCAGCCTGTGGTCATGGAATACATGACTGAGCAGGTGATTGAGCAGGTCGGAGACGCCCTCGAAACCCTCACCCTCGATCTCGACGCGGTTTCCTCTGAAGGGCTAATCTTCAACGCCTATGCCCTAATCAAAGCCACCGCCAAGGAATACGTACGAGACAGCCAAACTCGCTTGATTTTGCAGCCCATTGCTCGTCATCTGGCCGAATGCTTCAGCTCAGTCGCTGCTCTAGAGCAGCAGATGCTGCGCATCTTGACACGGGTGCGACGCTCGGAAACCCGAGGGTCGAGCTATGGGGCAGGCAACTTAATCAACCTGATGAGTCACTTGCACTTAGACCTGAGTGATTATGACTTTTCTAACCTGACCATTCGACAAGCCTGCTTACAGAAGACCCCTCTCCATCGGGTCAATCTCAAGGATGCTCATCTGATCGCCTGCCGCTTTGCCGAACCGGTTCCCCATCCCAACTCTTTGGCGATCAGTCCCGATGGCGATCGCATGGCCATCGGCGGTGAAGACGGCGCGATTCAAATGTGGCAGGTGTCGACCGGCACTCCGCTGCTCACCCTCCAGGCCCACTCGACGTTTGTGTTTGCCCTAGCCTTTGCTCCGCAACGCGATGCGAACAGCCCGAACGGCAACCTCCTGGCCAGCGGCAGCATGGATTCCGGCATTAAATTCTGGGAGGTTGAGTCTGGCCAGTGCCTGCAAGCCTGGCAGTTTGAACGACCCTGGGCCCTGGCCTTTACCTCCGACGGGCGCTTCCTGGCCGGGAGCCTGGGGGACAGCGATCGCGCCATTCACCTGTGGGACTGGCGCACAGGCCAGTCGCTGAAGACTTTTCTGGGCCACACCGGACCCGCCAGCGGGTTGGCCTTCATCCCCGCTACCGCCTCTCACTCTCAGCGGCTCGTCAGCGGCGGGCAGGACTGCTTGCTCAAAATCTGGGATGTCGATAGCGGCGAGTGCCTCCGTACCCTGACGGATCACCGGGGTATGGTCTGGTCGGTGGCAGTTCACCCCGAGGGTGATCGCTTTGCCACTGCTAGCTTTGACCAAACCATTAAAATCTGGGACGTGGAGACGGAAGTCTGCCTGCAAACCCTGCTAGGACACACCGCCGAAGTCACCAGCGTCCGCTTCAGTCCGGATGGTTTGCTGTTGGTGAGTTCCAGCAGCGATCGCACCCTGCGCCTCTGGGAGGTAGCCACCGGAAAATGTCTGACCGTGCTGCAGAGCCACGAAGATAGCGTCTGGGCGGCGGCCTTCATCGCCGGTCACACCCCTACGGGCGAATGGGCTTCCGGACAGGCAATCGTCAGCGTCGGCATGGATCAGAGCGTCCGGTTTTGGGATATCAGCCACGTTCCGCCAACCTCCGAGAACTCCACCCTAGACCTGAGCGGCCTCTCTGGGCAGTGTTTGAAAACCATTCAGGGGGATAGCACCGGCATCCGCTCCGTTGCCTGCCATCCCCAGGGCGACCTGATCGCCAGCGGCGGACTGGGGGGTGTGGTGCGCCTGTGGGACACGGCGGGTACCTGCCTGCGGGAACTGCCCGGCCACACCGCCAGCATCTGGAAGGTGTCGTTTCACCCTAAAGGCCACCTACTGGCCAGCGCCAGCCTCAACGGCGAGGTCCGTGTTTGGGATGTCGCTACCGGACGCTGCCGGCACAGCCTCTGGCGCAATCAGTCCTGGATTCAAGCCTTTGGGTTCAGCCCCCAGGGGCACCTGGTCAGCGCCAGCAGCACCGACGCCACCATTCTGTTCTGGGATGCGGAAACCGGGGAGTGCTGGCGCAGCATTGCCCTCTCTACCGATGCCTATATCCTCGGTCTCGACTTCCATCCCCAAGGGCACTACTTCGTCTCTGCCGGCAACAACAGCCAGCTACGCTGGTGGGACATGGCCACTGGCGAGTGTTTTCGGGTGCAGTCGGCTAAAGAGGGTCACACCTGGGCGATTGCCTTCCATCCCCAGGGGCACCTGTTCGCTAGCGTAGGCCACAACCTGGATGTCAAACTCTGGGATGCCGACTCGGGCGAATGCCTAGACAGCCTGCTGGGCCATACCGGCATCCACGGCGCTGTCGCCTTCAGCCCCGATGGCACGATTCTGGCCAGCGGTCGCAGCGATCGCACCATCCGCCTGTGGGATGTCGCCACCCGTCAGTGTTTGCATGTCCTGGAAGGCCACACTAGCACCGTCACTTCCATAGCGTTCATGCCTTCCACGGCTCAACCGCTCCACAACCAGCCAGCCCTACTTGTCAGCGGCAGTCTGGACGGCACTGTCTGCCTCTGGGATGTCGGAACCGGCACCTGTCTGAAGCAATTCCGACCCGATCGGCTCTATGAAGGGATGATGATTATCGGGACAACCGGACTGACGGTGGGGGAAAAATCGGCCCTGCTTGCTCTGGGAGCTGTCGAAGGCATACACCCAAGCACAACTCGGTCCATCAAGCCCATCGGAGAAGCCATTGCAGAATGCCATTGACATGCCTTTCCCAGGTGCGGAGACTAACGATTAGCCGACTGCATCAATAGAATCGCTCCTGGTGCGCTAACCTGATGCGATCGCATCTGAGTCCAGTCCGTCACCAGATCATTCCAGAGCTGGGAATCTGACCAATTAAAGCTAGCTGGCCAACGCTATAGTATCCCCATAGACAACGGTTCGCCCTAGCGAGTTCAGGCCAGTTCATTGGATTTACCCTCTTTCATCTGGTTGTGGCGTATCGCTGCCTGGTCCATGGGCCTATCGGTGACCGCTTACCTGGTGTTAGCGACCTTAGGCGGCTGGTTGGCGCTGACCCGGTTGACCAATCGCCCCCGACCCGGCTGGGTGCGATCGCTGCACATCGCCGTAGGGGTAATCCTGGTGAGCCTAGTCTTGTTATTGCTCAGCATCGGCATCATTGGCACCCTGGGGGAATATGGCAGCTTGGGCCACTCCTACCATCTGCCAGCGGGCCTAACCGTGGTCACCCTGGTCTTGCTATCTGCCTGGAGTGCCGCTCGTATTGATGTCAGTCGCCCCTGGGCGCGCCGCCTGCATGTGGGCATCAATGGCATCTTGTTCGTCGCCCTGGCCACCGTGACCTTCACTGGCTGGCAAGTGGTTCAGAAATATTTGCCCTAGGCAAGTATCCCAGCCAAGCATTTGACACTATAGCTACAGACAGTATAGCTACAGACAGTTAGGTTAGGACATTTCAAATCAGTGAATTCTTGGCGTAGCAAACATCCTAATTCTGCCCTCTGCCTTTTTCCTTCTACCTTTCACTATATCAGGCCCCCTGTCGTTGCCTCAAAAGACGATATCATTTGTGTGGCTCTATGGGGCCTTGAGCGAGCGGGTGGTGCTAGATGATGTCGGCCTGCGAGTGACCTACCCGATCTGGATTCGCTGGTTACTGCGTCGGGGTTGGAGCCTCGACTGGTCTCAAATAACGGCCTTGAAACCACGCACCACTGGTCAGAGTGGGTTAGTCTACTACTGTCTCAGCCGGGATCAGCAAGCTTACTTACTGCCCATGCGGGTTGCCGGATTTGCCCGCCTGGTGCAACAGCTAGAGAGCCACACCGGCATTGATACCGGCGATGTGAAGCCCCTGGCCCAGCCCTGGATGTATCTGATTTTGCTAGGGTTTACCGGCCTGTTGCTATGGGTGGATGGTTGGATCGTCTGGACAGCCTGGAGTTTGGAGGGATTATCTTGAGCGTGGTGTTGCAGTTAGAGCAAGTGACGCTAGACTCCCCCCTGAGTGCACAGCCCTTACTCAACCAGATTTCCTTTAGCCTGGCACCCGGGGAGTTTGTCGGTATAGTCGGTCCCTCAGGGGCGGGTAAAACCTCCCTGTTACGCCTGATCAACCGTTTACAGGATGCCAGTCACGGTCAGATTCAGGTGCAGCACCGGCCAGTCTCAGCCTGGCCAGTAGTTTCCCTGCGACAGCAGATGGCTCTAGTGTTGCAAGAGCCCAAGCTCTTGGGCATGACGGTGCAAGAGGCAATGCACTATCCCCTAAAACTGCGGGGGATGGCGGCGACGGAAGCGCGAAAGCGGGTAAACCATTGGCTAGAGCGCCTGCAAATCCCTCGAGACTGGCAAGGCCGGACGGAATTAGAGCTGTCCGTCGGTCAGCGGCAGCGGGTAGCCATTGCTCGAGCCCTGGTGACTGAGCCGCCGCTACTGCTACTCGATGAACCCACCTCGGCTCTGGATGTGGGTCATGGCGAGCGGCTGTTGGCCTGCCTGCAGGAGTTAGCCACTGCTCAGGGAATGGCGATTTTGATGGCTAACCATCAGCTGGATTGGGTGGAACAGTTCTGCAGTCGGGTGCTGTATCTGCAGCAGGGCAAGTTAGGGGGGGATTGGCCGGCAACGGTGGTCAATTGGCATCACCTGCGAGAGGCCATTGCCGATGTGGAACGCCGAGCCGCGGCTGAGTGGGACTAACCAGTCTTTGAGGATGCTTGCTCATGGATGTGGACCCGATTTCTGTCGACTTTTGGCAACAGTGGCACCAGGCTGGCTCCCCTCGCTGGGATCTAGGAGTGGCGGCCCCTCCCCTGGTATGGCACCTCACCCACTGAGTTGCGCCAGCACTATTTAAAGGCAGAAGGCAGAAGGCAGAAGGATGAAACTGGTATGGCACCTCACCCACTGAGTTGCGCCAGCACTTCCGTTGCCGGTTTCAGCTCCGGCGCCTGGAACCGGCCACCGATTCCATCCCGGCTCGCCAGGGGGAAGAGCAGCTCGCAGACTTTCAGGTAACTCCAAACCCCTGATGCAAGCCGAGCATCGGCAACGGGGCCAGACCTGCGATCGCACCAAGCAGCATGAGAGGTTGCTATACTAGGCAAGATAAAGTTTTGTTACTTTTTTGAGCCTGTCATGAGCATTGTTGACTTAGAGCATATCTCCCAGCAACTGGATAGTAAAGACCCCAAAGATCGCATGCTGGCCTTGGCTGCCTTGAGGGGGGTGTCCCCTGAGCAGGCTGCCCCCTTGATCCGTAAGGTCCTCTATGACGGCAATCTACAGGTCCGCTCCATGGCCGTTTTTGCCCTGGGTCTAAAACCAGACGAGCAAGCCTGCGATACCTTGATTAACTTGCTCGAGCATGACCCGGACTATGGCATCCGCGCCGATGCTGCCGGTGCTCTAGGCTATCTCGAGGACCCACGTGCCTTTGGGCCCCTCGTGCGCGCCTTCTACGAAGATACGGACTGGTTAGTCCGATTCAGTGCGGCAGTCTCCTTGGGTAACCTGAAGAATCCCCAAGCCCACGACGTCCTCATCGAAGCCCTAGGCAGCGATCAGGAGATCATGCAACAAGCTGCCATTGCCGCCATTGGCGAGATCGGCGATATGAAAGCCTTAGATGAAATCCTCACCTTTGCCCAGTCCGAGGATTGGTTGGTGCGGCAGCGCTTGGCCGAGGCCCTGGGTAACCTGCCCAGTTCTAAGGGAGAATCAGCCCTACGCTTCCTGGAGAAAGATGCCCATCCTCAAGTTGCCACCGCCGCTCGGCTGTCCCTGCAACGACTGGTTCAATAAGTCGGTATCCGCCTAATCGGTTAGCAGATCGTCTCTGAGCCAGAATATAGTTCAACAGCCTGGAGATTAGGCGAGAACTGAGTTCTGGCTTTCGATCATTAGAACCTCACCTACAGCGTCGCTCAATTTACGGGGGACCATCATCCAGGAATCAGACCCTATCGCAAACGCAGTGTGGTTAGGACGATTTGGATGTCTGAAATTCCTATGCCGCCAGGGGTGTACTTCTGCCTTGTGCTACAAGCGTTAAGAGCTAATTTGCAAAGGGAATCCTAAAGAACCGTCAAGGCAAGTGTTCTCAAGGCTTCTAGCGATCTTGCAGGAGTGTTCGCGGTGTTTCTGAAAACCTTGCTCTGACGACTGTTTAGGCGGTTTGCAAATCACCTCTAAGGGATTCGCGTCAAGATAAAGTACCCATCAAGGGGATAGCAGGTGATGGGGTGATGGGGTGATGGGGTGATGGGGTGTTTTTTAGGCGCAACTCCCTAAGCAGGTCCTGAATTCTGTAGTCCAAACCCTAGCTGAGATGAGTTGGAATCAGGTGATGCTGACAGTTGGAACAGACACCATAGATTGTAAATTGGCAGTCGAGGATGGAATATCCTTGACTTGCTGCTTGGTCGTGAGCCACCTCAGAAGTCATGTCTTCCTCAAACTCCACCACAGCCCCACACTGGACACACACTAAGTGATGATGATCGCCTGCATAGGGATTACTAAGCTCATAGCTTTTCTTGCCGTCGGCCAACTCTAACTCCCGCAATAAGCCTAAATTCACCATGACATGCAATGTTCTGTAAATTGTCGATGGGCTAACATGTTCACCTTGACAGGCCAACTGATGGTGAATGGTGTCTGCATTCAAGTGTTGGCCTTCCTGACAAGCATGGAACAAACCAATAATTTTCTGGCGCTGTCTCGTAAAGCGAAATCCTCCTTGATGGAATAGCTCTTTCATCAGGTCTCCAGCTTGGCTCGGGTCGGTTGTCATAGGCGCAGGTGAGTGGGGTTCGGATTGTGAATAGGTCATTAATACATCCTCTGAGCCAAAAGTATTGTTATGTGTTGAAAGCAATTCTCAAATAGTGAATTAGAATTTGCAAAACAGTGTGAAAAGAAACTTAAAAAGAAGCGTGGGAATTGCAATTTATTCTCGATTGAAATGGTTTCATGGCAAAAACTGATAACTTTTTGCTGTAATAGTGACTTGCCAGCAACCAAATCAAAAAAATGGAGGTAAGCTGATGGGTATGAGCTGGAAAGTATGGATTCGACCATCTGTTGAATCACCACAAGATCTGGGGATTAGCTATGCCTACTACCGAAACGCTGCTACAGTCATCCAATGAAATTACTGACAATCCAATCTTGCTAGAAAAGAGCATCACAGAGCCGATCTGCGAAGGACTCGGGGTTGCTTATGCCAGCTTCATGGCCCTCTACCTGCAGTACCAGAAACATCATTTTGTGGTGGAGGGGGCTGAATACTACATGCTCCATGAGTATTTCGCTGAAAGCTACGGGGAAGTGCAAGAACATGCCCATGATGTGGGCGAGCGTCTCCATGGGCTAGGAGGTATCCCGGCTCACTCCTTCAGCAAACTGGCGCAACTCTGCTGTTTTGAGCAAGAGTCCGATGATGTGTTTCGCTGCCGGTTGATGATTGAGCATGATCTAAAGGCGGAGCAATCATTGGTTGACGTGCTTCGACGTCAGGCTGCTCAGGCAGAAAGCCTGGGAGACCGAGCTACTCGCTACCTCTACGAGCAAATTCTGCTCAAGACTGAAGAGCGCGCCTATCATCTTGAGCACTTCTTGACTCGGGACAGCCTCAAGCTGGGCTGGTAGATAGCGTTGATACTCTTCATCGACTGGAAGTCCCGCGCTTTCTGGGGGAAGATGCGGGGCTTTTCATCGGTTTTTGTCGACATCGCTCTAGGCGTTCAAT
This portion of the Halomicronema hongdechloris C2206 genome encodes:
- a CDS encoding DNA starvation/stress protection protein DpsA — encoded protein: MPTTETLLQSSNEITDNPILLEKSITEPICEGLGVAYASFMALYLQYQKHHFVVEGAEYYMLHEYFAESYGEVQEHAHDVGERLHGLGGIPAHSFSKLAQLCCFEQESDDVFRCRLMIEHDLKAEQSLVDVLRRQAAQAESLGDRATRYLYEQILLKTEERAYHLEHFLTRDSLKLGW
- a CDS encoding WD40 repeat domain-containing protein, giving the protein MTAKKSRRRGVVLSLQGQHKLEAARRQLEQTVNGGDRFTLEELCDRTRLALSTIARVLDAQVGVDKQTLSQVFAAFDLLLERTDYQHPGLSQAPDAFPPSGSTAIAPSPEPSPQTIDWGEAIDVSLFYGRTAELATLERWIQQDRCRLIAILGMGGIGKTALSVKLAQQSVVSREGQEGGEDQLTTSPLSPNPSGQATPTPLHPPTPSPTHSFTHIIWRTLRNAPPLELLLTDLIQVLSGQQETAASLTVGPLLSRFMHYLRQHRCLLILDNYETVLQGGQFAGAYRQGYEGYGELLRQVGELPHPSCLVLTSREKPETIADLEGETLPVRSLGLPGLLPADTDHLFDAIGLSQSPAGRRRLMEIYSGNPLALKIVATSIRELFDSDVDAFLGEETLVFNGIRRLLNQQMQRLTRLEKQVMFWLAINREWVTIAELQADIVPPVPKQRLLETLESLARRSLIEQKNARFTQQPVVMEYMTEQVIEQVGDALETLTLDLDAVSSEGLIFNAYALIKATAKEYVRDSQTRLILQPIARHLAECFSSVAALEQQMLRILTRVRRSETRGSSYGAGNLINLMSHLHLDLSDYDFSNLTIRQACLQKTPLHRVNLKDAHLIACRFAEPVPHPNSLAISPDGDRMAIGGEDGAIQMWQVSTGTPLLTLQAHSTFVFALAFAPQRDANSPNGNLLASGSMDSGIKFWEVESGQCLQAWQFERPWALAFTSDGRFLAGSLGDSDRAIHLWDWRTGQSLKTFLGHTGPASGLAFIPATASHSQRLVSGGQDCLLKIWDVDSGECLRTLTDHRGMVWSVAVHPEGDRFATASFDQTIKIWDVETEVCLQTLLGHTAEVTSVRFSPDGLLLVSSSSDRTLRLWEVATGKCLTVLQSHEDSVWAAAFIAGHTPTGEWASGQAIVSVGMDQSVRFWDISHVPPTSENSTLDLSGLSGQCLKTIQGDSTGIRSVACHPQGDLIASGGLGGVVRLWDTAGTCLRELPGHTASIWKVSFHPKGHLLASASLNGEVRVWDVATGRCRHSLWRNQSWIQAFGFSPQGHLVSASSTDATILFWDAETGECWRSIALSTDAYILGLDFHPQGHYFVSAGNNSQLRWWDMATGECFRVQSAKEGHTWAIAFHPQGHLFASVGHNLDVKLWDADSGECLDSLLGHTGIHGAVAFSPDGTILASGRSDRTIRLWDVATRQCLHVLEGHTSTVTSIAFMPSTAQPLHNQPALLVSGSLDGTVCLWDVGTGTCLKQFRPDRLYEGMMIIGTTGLTVGEKSALLALGAVEGIHPSTTRSIKPIGEAIAECH
- a CDS encoding HEAT repeat domain-containing protein, translating into MSIVDLEHISQQLDSKDPKDRMLALAALRGVSPEQAAPLIRKVLYDGNLQVRSMAVFALGLKPDEQACDTLINLLEHDPDYGIRADAAGALGYLEDPRAFGPLVRAFYEDTDWLVRFSAAVSLGNLKNPQAHDVLIEALGSDQEIMQQAAIAAIGEIGDMKALDEILTFAQSEDWLVRQRLAEALGNLPSSKGESALRFLEKDAHPQVATAARLSLQRLVQ
- a CDS encoding Fur family transcriptional regulator, which codes for MTTDPSQAGDLMKELFHQGGFRFTRQRQKIIGLFHACQEGQHLNADTIHHQLACQGEHVSPSTIYRTLHVMVNLGLLRELELADGKKSYELSNPYAGDHHHLVCVQCGAVVEFEEDMTSEVAHDQAASQGYSILDCQFTIYGVCSNCQHHLIPTHLS
- a CDS encoding DUF4079 domain-containing protein yields the protein MDLPSFIWLWRIAAWSMGLSVTAYLVLATLGGWLALTRLTNRPRPGWVRSLHIAVGVILVSLVLLLLSIGIIGTLGEYGSLGHSYHLPAGLTVVTLVLLSAWSAARIDVSRPWARRLHVGINGILFVALATVTFTGWQVVQKYLP
- a CDS encoding ABC transporter ATP-binding protein; translation: MGGWLDRLDSLEFGGIILSVVLQLEQVTLDSPLSAQPLLNQISFSLAPGEFVGIVGPSGAGKTSLLRLINRLQDASHGQIQVQHRPVSAWPVVSLRQQMALVLQEPKLLGMTVQEAMHYPLKLRGMAATEARKRVNHWLERLQIPRDWQGRTELELSVGQRQRVAIARALVTEPPLLLLDEPTSALDVGHGERLLACLQELATAQGMAILMANHQLDWVEQFCSRVLYLQQGKLGGDWPATVVNWHHLREAIADVERRAAAEWD